One segment of Anatilimnocola aggregata DNA contains the following:
- a CDS encoding SGNH/GDSL hydrolase family protein: MKFTLKLVLGLLLATTLTTAESRGEGDAAPKPLNVLMIGNSQCPTIVNSQLIDKLAASDKGARPIKVTGCIKGGASLRSHWEAGTGPTTARGMIAAGPWDFVMLQDIYHVQPAAFQPYARQFHEAIKAAGAQTVLFGTASILSDYPAGFERLHTMHFAMGKELNVPIVDASQAYFRYFGEKPSSEKLESLFAKDRAHPGLQGSYLYSCGIYSVLTGRSPVGLAAPEAIPSDVAKALQETAWAQYQETTAELKK, encoded by the coding sequence ATGAAATTCACGTTAAAACTGGTGCTTGGACTGTTGCTAGCCACCACACTGACGACCGCTGAATCGCGGGGCGAGGGTGATGCCGCACCCAAGCCGCTCAATGTCTTGATGATCGGCAACAGCCAATGCCCGACGATTGTCAACAGTCAGTTGATCGACAAGTTGGCTGCCTCAGACAAAGGCGCTCGCCCGATCAAAGTCACGGGTTGCATTAAGGGTGGAGCATCCCTTCGCTCGCACTGGGAAGCCGGCACAGGACCAACCACGGCCCGCGGCATGATCGCGGCTGGCCCCTGGGACTTCGTCATGCTGCAAGATATTTACCACGTGCAACCAGCCGCCTTTCAACCGTACGCCCGCCAATTTCACGAGGCGATCAAAGCCGCCGGAGCACAAACGGTCCTCTTCGGAACTGCTTCGATTCTGAGTGACTATCCTGCTGGCTTCGAGCGGTTGCATACAATGCACTTCGCCATGGGGAAAGAACTCAACGTACCGATTGTGGATGCCAGTCAGGCTTACTTTCGTTACTTCGGCGAAAAGCCATCGAGTGAGAAACTGGAAAGCCTGTTCGCTAAGGACCGCGCCCACCCGGGGTTGCAGGGCTCGTATCTCTACTCGTGCGGAATCTACAGCGTGCTCACTGGCCGCAGCCCGGTGGGGCTCGCTGCACCAGAAGCCATTCCCAGCGATGTGGCCAAAGCGTTGCAAGAAACCGCGTGGGCTCAATATCAAGAAACCACTGCTGAGCTGAAAAAGTAG
- a CDS encoding DUF1553 domain-containing protein → MRRTLHFPRILLSLLGGTLLFVTMGLIVRAAEVTQQAQLTQFTNSIGPVLAAKCVSCHRADNLKGNFDLTTREGMLRGGDSGPALIPGKPTDSPLYARSIPANGQPPEMPEKGETLTEKEAIALKEWIAAGAAWPEKLVLKEKAKADGSFWSFQPIAKVSPPEVLNSSPAWRVNPIDAFLAHKLQERGLTPNKPADARTFIRRATFDLLGLPPTPAEVTSFARECAETAANPQGGLPDAAVERLIDRLLARLQYGERWGRHWLDVIRFGESRGYERNEIITNLWPFRDYIIRSFNEDKPFDRLILEHLAGDVIGKDQPEVEIGSAFLVAGPYDDVGNQDAVQAAQIRADQMDEMIRATSEAFLGLSVGCARCHDHKFDPLKAKDYYALYATFAGTVHGPREVASASARQERVTKLQPLQTERTKLVAERNTHQQALSARAKQSEAEAAKMWTRPRLSRYGTEERFDATDAKFIRLTVEGTDSKDGKPAQFRLDEFEVWTDEPTPRNVALSTAGATATGPSRDAKDFAGAYSAALVNDGKFGERWFAAGEQLVIALSKAERVNRVFFSSDRTRALGEDHPLTVFVGDYRIETSADGKEWTQVASSDDRAPPTDLRKQARLMKLVTTAEDVAQTAKFNADLAALDTEIAKYPPLPVWWIGTHKAINAPQHVFVGGNPQRKGDEVLPASLEVLAQLPSAYQLDAKQDEGTRRLALAKWLTAADNPLTPRVLANRVWQYHFGTGLVDTPSDFGYLGSRPTHPELLDWLATELQRTGWQLKPLHRQIMLSQAYRQSGEWHAAAAEVDADSRLLWRFPPRRLTAEEIRDTLLHFAGKLDLTMGGPGFRLYEYQQDNVATYVPLDVYGPETYRRTIYHHNARAARVDLLTDFDCPDPAFAEARRASTTTPLQALTLMNHSFSNEMTRLLAERLQKDSPPVASQVNQAFELAYARGPSERERTAGIKLIEAHGLRAFCRAILNSNELIHIN, encoded by the coding sequence ATGCGACGGACTCTCCACTTTCCTCGAATCCTTCTCAGTCTCCTCGGCGGCACGCTGCTGTTCGTCACGATGGGACTCATCGTGCGTGCGGCAGAGGTGACGCAGCAGGCACAACTCACTCAATTCACCAATTCGATTGGTCCAGTTCTGGCGGCCAAGTGTGTCTCCTGTCATCGCGCCGATAATCTCAAGGGGAATTTTGATCTGACGACGCGCGAGGGAATGCTGCGCGGCGGTGATAGTGGACCAGCTTTGATTCCGGGCAAGCCCACGGACAGTCCGCTTTACGCGCGCTCGATTCCCGCGAATGGCCAGCCACCTGAAATGCCCGAGAAAGGGGAAACGCTCACCGAGAAAGAAGCCATTGCTCTCAAGGAATGGATCGCTGCTGGTGCGGCCTGGCCCGAAAAGTTGGTGCTCAAGGAAAAGGCCAAGGCCGACGGCAGCTTCTGGTCGTTTCAGCCCATCGCTAAGGTCTCGCCACCGGAAGTACTGAATTCTTCGCCTGCGTGGCGTGTTAATCCGATCGATGCGTTCCTTGCTCACAAGCTCCAGGAACGCGGTCTCACGCCGAACAAGCCAGCCGATGCGCGCACTTTCATTCGCCGCGCGACGTTCGATCTGCTCGGACTACCGCCGACTCCCGCGGAAGTTACTTCATTCGCACGAGAATGTGCCGAAACTGCAGCAAATCCGCAGGGCGGCCTGCCCGATGCCGCGGTCGAGCGCCTCATCGACCGCTTGCTTGCGCGGCTGCAATATGGCGAGCGTTGGGGGCGACATTGGCTCGACGTCATTCGCTTTGGCGAGAGTCGCGGCTATGAGCGCAACGAGATCATCACCAACCTTTGGCCGTTTCGCGATTACATCATTCGTTCGTTCAACGAAGATAAACCGTTCGACCGCCTGATACTGGAGCATCTGGCCGGTGATGTCATTGGCAAGGACCAGCCTGAGGTCGAAATCGGCTCAGCCTTTTTGGTAGCTGGTCCCTACGACGATGTTGGCAATCAAGATGCAGTGCAGGCGGCTCAGATTCGTGCCGATCAAATGGACGAGATGATTCGTGCCACTTCCGAAGCCTTCCTGGGTCTTTCCGTTGGCTGTGCCCGCTGCCACGATCATAAATTCGATCCGCTCAAGGCGAAGGACTATTACGCTCTGTATGCTACCTTTGCCGGCACGGTGCATGGTCCGCGCGAAGTGGCCTCTGCTTCGGCGCGGCAAGAGCGAGTCACCAAACTGCAGCCGTTGCAAACGGAAAGAACGAAGCTGGTCGCCGAGCGCAACACCCATCAGCAAGCCTTGTCAGCCCGAGCGAAGCAAAGCGAAGCCGAGGCTGCCAAGATGTGGACGCGCCCACGCCTCAGTCGCTACGGCACGGAAGAACGGTTCGACGCGACAGACGCGAAGTTCATCCGCCTGACCGTGGAGGGAACTGACAGCAAAGACGGCAAACCTGCGCAATTCCGGCTCGATGAGTTTGAAGTCTGGACCGATGAACCAACTCCGCGCAACGTGGCCCTTTCAACCGCTGGTGCAACCGCTACCGGCCCCTCGCGCGATGCGAAGGACTTCGCCGGTGCCTATAGCGCCGCCTTGGTGAACGATGGCAAGTTCGGCGAACGTTGGTTCGCTGCTGGCGAGCAGTTGGTAATTGCACTATCGAAAGCAGAGCGAGTCAATCGCGTCTTCTTTTCCAGCGATCGAACACGCGCACTGGGCGAAGATCATCCGCTGACGGTATTCGTCGGGGACTATCGAATCGAGACTTCGGCCGACGGCAAAGAATGGACACAAGTTGCCAGCAGCGACGATCGCGCACCGCCAACCGACTTGCGCAAGCAGGCGCGGCTGATGAAGCTGGTCACTACCGCAGAGGATGTGGCTCAAACCGCAAAGTTTAACGCCGATCTCGCCGCACTCGATACCGAGATCGCCAAGTATCCCCCGCTCCCTGTCTGGTGGATCGGCACTCACAAGGCCATCAATGCTCCACAGCATGTGTTTGTCGGCGGTAATCCACAGCGCAAAGGAGATGAAGTACTTCCCGCCAGTCTCGAGGTACTCGCGCAACTCCCCTCTGCCTATCAACTCGATGCCAAGCAAGACGAAGGTACTCGTCGACTTGCCTTGGCCAAGTGGCTAACCGCTGCTGACAATCCACTCACACCGCGAGTTCTGGCCAATCGAGTTTGGCAGTACCATTTCGGCACCGGGCTCGTCGATACTCCCAGCGACTTCGGTTACTTGGGAAGTCGGCCCACGCATCCCGAACTGCTCGACTGGCTGGCGACGGAACTGCAACGCACAGGCTGGCAGCTCAAGCCGCTGCATCGACAGATCATGCTCTCGCAGGCTTATCGCCAAAGTGGCGAGTGGCACGCCGCTGCAGCGGAAGTCGATGCCGATAGCAGACTCCTCTGGCGATTTCCGCCACGTCGGCTCACGGCAGAGGAAATCCGCGATACGTTGCTGCACTTCGCTGGCAAGCTTGATTTGACGATGGGGGGCCCGGGTTTCCGCCTCTACGAATATCAGCAGGACAATGTTGCCACCTATGTCCCGCTCGATGTGTACGGCCCCGAAACTTATCGACGCACCATCTATCATCACAACGCCCGTGCCGCGCGCGTCGACTTGCTTACCGATTTCGATTGCCCCGATCCGGCCTTTGCCGAAGCGCGCCGGGCGAGCACCACGACTCCGCTGCAAGCCCTCACCTTGATGAATCACAGTTTTTCGA